One segment of Trachemys scripta elegans isolate TJP31775 chromosome 1, CAS_Tse_1.0, whole genome shotgun sequence DNA contains the following:
- the SERHL2 gene encoding serine hydrolase-like protein 2 isoform X1 has translation MRLHRHAKLYRLQEIENEMPSLLKWSSLPVAGMVSELKFPVPWGHIAAKAWGSPQGRPVLCLHGWLDNANTFNRLIPLLPKDYYYMAMDFGGHGLSSHRPAGFPYHFLDYVSEIRRVTAALKWSRFTLMGHSLGGSVAGMFSCIFPEMVDKLILVESYGFFPAPQGQDKGPGLGRQRKLNSPLPSRDGPSKSEKGDAWLNSKRKVIERLLSLEENKHQPPKIRSPQEALQRLLQANSHLTEESGRILLQRGATEVPGGLVYNRDMRALTHNQDSLTLEQCVSFLNKIQASVLMIM, from the exons ATGAGACTTCATCGGCATGCCAAGCTATACAG GCTCCAGGAGATAGAAAACGAGATGCCCTCGCTGCTGAAATGGTCTTCTCTGCCAGTGGCAG GCATGGTCTCGGAGTTAAAGTTCCCAGTTCCTTGGGGCCACATTGCAGCCAAGGCCTGGGGATCCCCGCAAGGCCGTCCTGTGCTCTGCTTGCATGGCTGGCTGGACAATGCCAACACCTTCAACAGACTCATCCCATTGCTCCCTAAAG ATTACTATTACATGGCAATGGATTTTGGGGGCCACGGCCTGTCATCCCACCGGCCCGCGGGCTTTCCTTACCACTTCCTGGACTACGTGAGTGAGATCCGCAGGGTGACAGCAG ccTTGAAGTGGAGTCGATTTACTCTAATGGGCCACAGTTTGG GTGGGAGTGTCGCAGGAATG TTCTCCTGCATTTTCCCTGAGATGGTAGATAAGCTGATCCTGGTGGAATCTTATGGCTTCTTCCCAGCTCCTCAG GGTCAGGACAAAGGCCCGGGATTAGGTAGGCAAAGGAAGCTGAACTCCCCTCTTCCCTCTAGAGATGGGCCATCCAAGTCAGAG AAAGGTGACGCATGGCTGAACTCTAAGAGGAAGGTGATTGAACGTCTCCTGAGTCTGGAGGAGAACAAGCACCAGCCCCCTAAAATACGCAGCCCCCAAGAAGCGCTGCAGAG GCTATTACAAGCCAACAGCCACCTGACAGAGGAGAGTGGGAGGATCTTACTACAGCGAGGAGCGACTGAGGTGCCGGGAG GCCTGGTGTATAACAGAGACATGAGAGCCCTTACG CACAATCAAGACTCCCTGACTCTGGAGCAGTGTGTGAGCTTCTTGAACAAAATCCAGGCCAGTGTCCTAATGATCATGTGA
- the SERHL2 gene encoding serine hydrolase-like protein 2 isoform X3, protein MRLHRHAKLYRLQEIENEMPSLLKWSSLPVAGMVSELKFPVPWGHIAAKAWGSPQGRPVLCLHGWLDNANTFNRLIPLLPKDYYYMAMDFGGHGLSSHRPAGFPYHFLDYVSEIRRVTAALKWSRFTLMGHSLGGSVAGMFSCIFPEMVDKLILVESYGFFPAPQKGDAWLNSKRKVIERLLSLEENKHQPPKIRSPQEALQRLLQANSHLTEESGRILLQRGATEVPGGLVYNRDMRALTHNQDSLTLEQCVSFLNKIQASVLMIM, encoded by the exons ATGAGACTTCATCGGCATGCCAAGCTATACAG GCTCCAGGAGATAGAAAACGAGATGCCCTCGCTGCTGAAATGGTCTTCTCTGCCAGTGGCAG GCATGGTCTCGGAGTTAAAGTTCCCAGTTCCTTGGGGCCACATTGCAGCCAAGGCCTGGGGATCCCCGCAAGGCCGTCCTGTGCTCTGCTTGCATGGCTGGCTGGACAATGCCAACACCTTCAACAGACTCATCCCATTGCTCCCTAAAG ATTACTATTACATGGCAATGGATTTTGGGGGCCACGGCCTGTCATCCCACCGGCCCGCGGGCTTTCCTTACCACTTCCTGGACTACGTGAGTGAGATCCGCAGGGTGACAGCAG ccTTGAAGTGGAGTCGATTTACTCTAATGGGCCACAGTTTGG GTGGGAGTGTCGCAGGAATG TTCTCCTGCATTTTCCCTGAGATGGTAGATAAGCTGATCCTGGTGGAATCTTATGGCTTCTTCCCAGCTCCTCAG AAAGGTGACGCATGGCTGAACTCTAAGAGGAAGGTGATTGAACGTCTCCTGAGTCTGGAGGAGAACAAGCACCAGCCCCCTAAAATACGCAGCCCCCAAGAAGCGCTGCAGAG GCTATTACAAGCCAACAGCCACCTGACAGAGGAGAGTGGGAGGATCTTACTACAGCGAGGAGCGACTGAGGTGCCGGGAG GCCTGGTGTATAACAGAGACATGAGAGCCCTTACG CACAATCAAGACTCCCTGACTCTGGAGCAGTGTGTGAGCTTCTTGAACAAAATCCAGGCCAGTGTCCTAATGATCATGTGA
- the SERHL2 gene encoding serine hydrolase-like protein 2 isoform X2, with translation MPSLLKWSSLPVAGMVSELKFPVPWGHIAAKAWGSPQGRPVLCLHGWLDNANTFNRLIPLLPKDYYYMAMDFGGHGLSSHRPAGFPYHFLDYVSEIRRVTAALKWSRFTLMGHSLGGSVAGMFSCIFPEMVDKLILVESYGFFPAPQGQDKGPGLGRQRKLNSPLPSRDGPSKSEKGDAWLNSKRKVIERLLSLEENKHQPPKIRSPQEALQRLLQANSHLTEESGRILLQRGATEVPGGLVYNRDMRALTHNQDSLTLEQCVSFLNKIQASVLMIM, from the exons ATGCCCTCGCTGCTGAAATGGTCTTCTCTGCCAGTGGCAG GCATGGTCTCGGAGTTAAAGTTCCCAGTTCCTTGGGGCCACATTGCAGCCAAGGCCTGGGGATCCCCGCAAGGCCGTCCTGTGCTCTGCTTGCATGGCTGGCTGGACAATGCCAACACCTTCAACAGACTCATCCCATTGCTCCCTAAAG ATTACTATTACATGGCAATGGATTTTGGGGGCCACGGCCTGTCATCCCACCGGCCCGCGGGCTTTCCTTACCACTTCCTGGACTACGTGAGTGAGATCCGCAGGGTGACAGCAG ccTTGAAGTGGAGTCGATTTACTCTAATGGGCCACAGTTTGG GTGGGAGTGTCGCAGGAATG TTCTCCTGCATTTTCCCTGAGATGGTAGATAAGCTGATCCTGGTGGAATCTTATGGCTTCTTCCCAGCTCCTCAG GGTCAGGACAAAGGCCCGGGATTAGGTAGGCAAAGGAAGCTGAACTCCCCTCTTCCCTCTAGAGATGGGCCATCCAAGTCAGAG AAAGGTGACGCATGGCTGAACTCTAAGAGGAAGGTGATTGAACGTCTCCTGAGTCTGGAGGAGAACAAGCACCAGCCCCCTAAAATACGCAGCCCCCAAGAAGCGCTGCAGAG GCTATTACAAGCCAACAGCCACCTGACAGAGGAGAGTGGGAGGATCTTACTACAGCGAGGAGCGACTGAGGTGCCGGGAG GCCTGGTGTATAACAGAGACATGAGAGCCCTTACG CACAATCAAGACTCCCTGACTCTGGAGCAGTGTGTGAGCTTCTTGAACAAAATCCAGGCCAGTGTCCTAATGATCATGTGA
- the SERHL2 gene encoding serine hydrolase-like protein 2 isoform X4: MVSELKFPVPWGHIAAKAWGSPQGRPVLCLHGWLDNANTFNRLIPLLPKDYYYMAMDFGGHGLSSHRPAGFPYHFLDYVSEIRRVTAALKWSRFTLMGHSLGGSVAGMFSCIFPEMVDKLILVESYGFFPAPQGQDKGPGLGRQRKLNSPLPSRDGPSKSEKGDAWLNSKRKVIERLLSLEENKHQPPKIRSPQEALQRLLQANSHLTEESGRILLQRGATEVPGGLVYNRDMRALTHNQDSLTLEQCVSFLNKIQASVLMIM; the protein is encoded by the exons ATGGTCTCGGAGTTAAAGTTCCCAGTTCCTTGGGGCCACATTGCAGCCAAGGCCTGGGGATCCCCGCAAGGCCGTCCTGTGCTCTGCTTGCATGGCTGGCTGGACAATGCCAACACCTTCAACAGACTCATCCCATTGCTCCCTAAAG ATTACTATTACATGGCAATGGATTTTGGGGGCCACGGCCTGTCATCCCACCGGCCCGCGGGCTTTCCTTACCACTTCCTGGACTACGTGAGTGAGATCCGCAGGGTGACAGCAG ccTTGAAGTGGAGTCGATTTACTCTAATGGGCCACAGTTTGG GTGGGAGTGTCGCAGGAATG TTCTCCTGCATTTTCCCTGAGATGGTAGATAAGCTGATCCTGGTGGAATCTTATGGCTTCTTCCCAGCTCCTCAG GGTCAGGACAAAGGCCCGGGATTAGGTAGGCAAAGGAAGCTGAACTCCCCTCTTCCCTCTAGAGATGGGCCATCCAAGTCAGAG AAAGGTGACGCATGGCTGAACTCTAAGAGGAAGGTGATTGAACGTCTCCTGAGTCTGGAGGAGAACAAGCACCAGCCCCCTAAAATACGCAGCCCCCAAGAAGCGCTGCAGAG GCTATTACAAGCCAACAGCCACCTGACAGAGGAGAGTGGGAGGATCTTACTACAGCGAGGAGCGACTGAGGTGCCGGGAG GCCTGGTGTATAACAGAGACATGAGAGCCCTTACG CACAATCAAGACTCCCTGACTCTGGAGCAGTGTGTGAGCTTCTTGAACAAAATCCAGGCCAGTGTCCTAATGATCATGTGA